The DNA segment GAGACGAGCATGATGCGATGGTAGGCCCGCACCCGCGCGTCGCCCGAGCCGAGGCGGAGCCCGGCGAGCAGTCGCCTCTTGTCCCAGAGGCCCCAGAGCGGGATGAACCCGATGAGGAGGAACGCGAGAGCATGGTCGAGAGGGGTCGGGTTCATTAGAATGGGAGCAGGAAGGAGGAACCCATGGCATTCGGAGGTCGTAAGCTGCGCCGTTCTCGCAACCGCGTCATCGCCGGCGTTTGTGGGGGCCTCGCCGAGTGGCTCGGGTGGCCCGCGAGCCGGGTGCGCATCGCGTACGTGGTCGTCTCGGTCCTGAGCGTGGCGTTTCCCGGGATCTTCACGTATCTGATCCTCTGGTTCCTGATGCCCGGTCCCGAGGCGAACGCATCCCCATCAGCATAGCGGGGTAGGATCCCTCAGGCTTCCTGCGCGACCTCTTCTTCGGGCTCTTCCTGCCCCTCGTCCGGCCTCGGATTGAAGATCGCGGCGAGCTCGCTGCGCAGCTGGCCCTCGTCGAGGTTCCACTTCAGCTCGCCCTTGTAGGCGATCGAGATGGCGCCGGTCTCCTCGGAGACCACGAAGACGCAGGCGTCGGTCTCCTCGGCCAGACCGAGCGCGGCGCGGTGGCGCGTGCCGAGAATCGGCGACAACCCGCCCGCCTGACTCAGCGGCAGGATGCAGCCGGCCGCGGCGATCTGATCGCCGCGCACGATCACGGCGCCGTCGTGCAGGGGGGAGTGCGGGGTGAAGATCGTCTCCAAGAGTTCCTTCGTGACGGTCGCCTCGAGCTTGGTGCCGGTCTCGATGTAGTCCCGGAGCCCCATGTCGCGCTCGACGACGATCAGGGCGCCGCGGCGGTCGCGGCTCATGTCCTCGACCGATCCCAGGATCTCCTTCAGCACGCCGCCCTCGCCCACGCGAATGAGGGCCCGCAGCAGACGATTCTGCCCGATGTGGGTCAGCAACGCGCGCAGCTCGGGCTGGAACAGGATCACGAACAGGATCACCCAGACCGTCTTCAGGCTCCCGATGATCCAGTTCAAGGCGTTCAGCCGGAACCACTGCGCCACGATCGACGCGATCACGATGAACACGAGCCCGACGAACATCTGCGCGGCCCGCGTTCCCTTGATCATCGCGAACAGGCGGTAGAACAGGAACGCGACGATCAGGATGTCGAGCACGTCCAGGAGGAACTGGGGCTTGATGTCGATCACGAGCGTCGCTCCGGCACGGGCTGGTCCGCCATCGGTGCCCGCGCCCGCGATTCGCGCGAGACCTCCTCGGGCGCCATCAGGGAAGCGGGGTCCACGGTGTCGTCCAGGATGGCGCGGGCGGCGCGGAGGGTGTCCCGGGTCTCCCGCACGTCATGGGTCCGGAAGATCCTTCCGCCGAGCGCGAACGCGGCCACGGTGGCGCCGAGTCCGGCGGCCATCCGACGGTCCACGGACTCGCCGGTGAGCGCTCCGAGGAACGATTTCCGGGATACTCCGATGTACAGGGGCCGGCCCAGAGCGGTCAAGAGCGGAAGCCCACGAAGCGCCTCCACGCTCTGCTCGGCGCGCTTGGAGAAGCCGACGCCGGGATCCAGCGCGATCCGATCCCGCGGGACGCCCGCCGCGACCGCCTGCTCCAGCCGCGCCGAGAGGAAGTCGCGCACCTCGGCCGTCACGTCCGCGTACTCGCGCCGGTCGTGGAACCGGTCCGGGGCTCCGACCGAGTGCATCAGGACGAGGCCGGCCTCCGACGCGGCGACCGCATCCGCGATCGCTGGATCGACGCCCAACCCGCTCACGTCGTTCACCATGGCCGCGCCCTCGCCCAGCGCGCGCCGGGCGACCTCGCCCCAGTAGGTGTCGACGGACACGGGCATCTCGGGGAGGCGGGCCGCCAGGAGCTGAATAACCGGCGCGATCCGATCCCATTCCGCGCCGGCGCCCAGGGAAGCGGGGCCGCGCGGCCGCGTGCTCTGCCCTCCCACGTCGATCGCGTCCGCGCCCTCCTCGGCCATCGCGAACGCCTTCGCGAGCGCGTCCTCGGGGGAGAGATACTTCCCGCCGTCGGAAAACGAATCGGGAGTGACGTTGAGGATGCCGACGACCCGGGGGCCCTCGGCCAGGTCCCATGAGCCGAGCCGGTGGCGGAAATGAAGAGGCCCGGCCGGGTACGGCGTCGCCAGCAACGCGGCGCGATCCGGCCGGGCTCTGGTCACTCGATCAGGCCAGGCCCGGGCTCTCGCTCGGGTGGATGCGCGGGGCGGGAGCCTTCTCGCGCTTCGGCTCCTCCTCCGCCACGGCCGCGGCGGCCGGACGGTCGCGATCGCCGTCACGGTCCCTCGCGATCGGCTCGAGCTTCTCGCCGCGGAGGACCTTCTCGATCTCCTCGCCGTCCAGCACCTCGCGCTCGAGGAGCGCCAGGGCCAGGAGGTGGAGCTTGTCCAGGTTGTCCGTGAGGAGCTGCCGCGCGCGGGAGTACGCGCCCTCGACGAGCCCGCGGACCTCCTCGTCGATCGCGATCGCCGTCGTCTCGCTGTAGTCCCGGTGCTGCGAGATCTCGCGGCCCAGGAACACGTACTCTTCCTTGCTCCCGAACGTGAGCGGGCCGAGGCGCTCGCTCATCCCCCACTCGCAGACCATCCTCCGCGCGATGCCCGTGGCGCGGCGGATGTCGTCCGAGGCGCCCGTCGTGAGCTGGTTCAGCACGATCTGCTCGGCCGCGCGCCCGCCCATCAGGTGGGTCAGGATCTGCGACCAGTACTCGCGCGAGAAGGAATGCCGCTCGTCCTGGGGCAGGAACGCCGTCAAACCGAGCGCGCGTCCGCGCGGGATGATCGTCACCTTGTGGACCTTGTCGCTTCCCGGCTGCAGCCAGGCGACCAGGGCGTGCCCCGCCTCGTGGTACGACGTGCTTCGCTTCTCGGCGTCCGAGATCACGAGGCTCCGCCGCTCGGTCCCCATCATCACCTTGTCCTTCGCGTCCTCGAAGTCGACCGGGCCGACGCGCTTGCGGTTTCGCCGCGCCGCCAGCAACGCCGCCTCGTTCACGAGGTTCGCGAGGTCGGCGCCCACCATCCCGGGCGTGCCGCGCGCGATCGTGTTCAGGTTCACGTCCTCGCTCACGGGGATGTTCCGCGTGTGGACGCGGAGGATTCCCTCGCGCCCGCGCACGTCCGGAACGTCCACGACGATCTGCCGGTCGAATCGCCCGGGCCGGAGCAGCGCCGGATCGAGCACGTCCGGGCGGTTCGTGGCGGCGATCAGGATCACGCCGTCGTTCGACTCGAAGCCGTCCATCTCGACGAGAAGCTGGTTCAGGGTCTGCTCCCGCTCGTCGTGCCCGCCGCCGAGCCCCGCGCCGCGGTGGCGCCCCACGGCGTCGATCTCGTCGATGAAGATGATGCAGGGAGCGTTTCGCTTTCCCTGGTCGAAGAGATCACGAACCCGTGACGCGCCGACGCCGACGAACATCTCGACGAAGTCGGAGCCCGAGAGCGAGAAGAACGGCACGCCCGCCTCGCCGGCCACGGCCTTCGCGAGGAGCGTCTTGCCCGTTCCCGGAGGGCCGAGGAGAAGCGCGCCCTTCGGAATGCGACCGCCCAGCCGCTGGAACTTCTTCGGATCGCGCAGGAACTCGATGATCTCCTCCAGCTCCTGCTTCGCCTCGTCCGCGCCGGCGACATCCTTGAACGTGACCTTGGGGGCGGACTCGAGCGCGACCTTGGGCCGGCTCTTCCCGAACTTCATGGCGCTCGCGCCGCCGGACTGGAGCTGGCGGATCATGACGAGCCACAGCACGAGGAGCGCGATGAACGGGATGTACGAGAGCGCGATGCCCCACCAGTTCATCCCGGCGGGCTTCGAGTTCACGATCGCGTTCGGATCCTTCGCGAGGATCGCGCGGCCGATGTCCTTGTCCTCGGCGGGGAGGTAGACCTTGAAGAAGATGTAGCTGACCGGGCGCCCCTCGACGTGCGTGAGGGTGCTCTGCTTCAGCTCGCCGATCACCTCGCGCTCGACGATCGTGGCGGACTTGATGTTCGCCTGGTCGATCTGAGCCAGGAACTCGGAGTAGGGGACCTCGTGGGTCTTCGCTCGGATCTCGCCGTAGACCTGCACGAACACGAGCACGGCGAGGACGAGGATGACCCAGAGGAGCGCGGTGCGGAGCGGCCTGGCCGGCCCGAACGGCGTGGGCTTGCGCTGGGGCGGGCGAGGCGGAGCCGGACGCTTCGGGGTCCGGCCGTTCTGCTGCTGCTTCTTCATGACGGGACTCAGGTCCCGCTCGTGTCGTGAGCTCAAATCGGCACCTCGAATCGAAAGGGATTCACGATGCGGAAACCTCATGGCCTAGATCGGCAGAAGTGGTTCCGCTCTCCAGCATTGGATGGCGATTCTCCGGGGTTGGTTCGGGACGCTCGTGCGTCCGTGGTTCGGGACGCTCGTGCGTCAGGACGATCCGGTCGCGCTCCTTGCGGACACGAATACCGCCAGGGAGGTCCAGGGACTTGCCGCTGCCGGACCGTACGAGCGAGTGGAGCGATTCGATGTGCGTCGTGGCGAGATCGCGGGAGGTCCCCGCGACCTCCTGGACCGCGAGGCGCAACAGGTATGTACGTAAGGTCTTAGGGTACCGGAGGAGGGCCCGGGCATCAAGACGGATCTCGCCAGGCCCTCTCCCGCACGTCACGTCTGGGAGCGCGCGTCTCGCCTCCGCGTCGAGGAAGGCGTTCGCTTCGCGGATCGCGCCCGCCGCCCGGAGGATGGCCTCACGGACCCGGGGATTCACGCGCTCCCGCATCCGTGGAACGATCTCCCGCCGGACGAAGTTCCGGGCCGCGCGCGAGCTCAGGTTGGTCGAGTCGGTGCGGAACGGAAGCCCGTGGCGCCCCACGTACTCGAGGACCTGCTCCCTCGTGACCTCGAGGAAGGGCCGCACCACCCTCACTCCCTGTACCCGGCCGCTCACCGGCATGCCGGAGAGCCCGCGAAGTCCCGCCCCGCGCGCGAGCCGGAGCAGCACGGTCTCGGCCTGGTCGTCCGCCGTGTGGGCGGTCGCGATCCGATCGGCCCCGGAGCGGGCGGCCATGGCGCGGAGCGCGCCGTAGCGGGCGCGCCTGCAGACCTCCTCGGACGACCCCGGCGCGAGAACGACGGTCTCCTCGAGATACGGGAGGCCCCATGTCGCGGCCCGCTCCCGAACGAAGGTCGCGTCCTCCTCGGACTCCGCGCCTCGGAGACCGTGGTTCACGTGGGCCGCGATCACGCCGCCGGCCGGCTCGCCGGTGCGCTCCCGGTACCCGGCGAGGAAGTGGAGCAACGCCACCGAGTCCGGTCCGCCCGATACGGCGACGAGGAGCGGCAGCGAGGGAGGCAGGAGGCGATCCGACTCCAGCGCGCGGGACGCGAAGCGCTCGAGCCTCGCGTCACGTGGGTTCGGGGTGCGGCTTGGGGTCTTCCGCGTCATGCTGAAAGTATAGCCCTCGCGAGAGGCCGCGACGCGGGCAAGTGCAAATCCTTTCGCGGCAGGAACTTCTCACGGGTGGAGCCGGGGGTTTCCCGGTGGGGACGGGCAGGGGGAAGGTGGTGGCGGCGCAGGGATTCGAACCCCGGACCAAGAGATTATGATTCTCCTGCTCTACCGCTGAGCTACACCGCCGCCGAGCACCGGACTCTACGAGCCGCCAAACAGGACTGTCAAGGCGGCGTCCAGCCGTCTACACTACCGCCGTGCTCGACGCGAGCCAGATTCTCATCCTGCTGGTCGTGACGCTCGGCCCCCTGAAGATCCTGGGTCCATTCGTCCAGCAGACCCGGGATCTGGATGGGCCGGCACTACGCCGCCTGACGCTTCGCGTCTTCATCCTCTCCGTCGTCTCCATCCTCGTCGCCGCGTTCCTCGGCAGCGCCTTGCTCGTGAAGTGGGGGATCTCGCTTCCGGCCCTCATGATCGCGATCGGGGTCATCTTCTTTCTCGTCGCGATCCAGATGGTGCTCGCGCAGTACGGGAGCGATCGCGCGGACGTGCCTCCGCTGCCCCAGGACTCATGGGCCGCGGCCCTCCGGCTCACCTTTCCCACCGTGCTCACGCCGTACGGGATCGCGGCGGTGATCGCGCTGCTCGCGGCCACGGACGACCCGTCGCGGGTCCGGATGATCGTGGCGCTCGCGCTCGTGGTCATGGCCCTGAACTACGTGTTCATGTTGTTCGCCCGGAAGATCATGCGAGGCGTGGCGCTGCTGGTTCTCCAGATCCTGGGGTCGGTCCTGGGGGTGCTCCAGGTCGCGCTCTCGGTCCAGATCCTCCTCTGGGCCCTGGCGGAGCTGGGGGTTCTCGCGGTCTAGACCGGTCCCGGCGCTCGGAATCCGGTCCTCGGGGCCCGTTGACACCCCGGCCAAGTCCCTCATAGAATACGCGGCTACCACATCCCTGTGCCGGCCGGCCGGAGGTTTCGGCCGCCATCGAAGGAGACTTCCAGAACCCATGAATCGGTTGCTCGCCGGAGGGCTCTTCGCCTTCCTGCTCCTGGCCACGGTCACACCGGCTTTCGCATTCGACATGAGCGGTTTCGGAGGGATCGGCATTCGCGGCGGCACCCTCTTCTTCACGCAGGACGAGGACTTGAAGGAGCTCGGGCAGCCCCGGATCTCGGGCGACCTCGTCCTGAGCTACGCGTGGACTGACAAGATCACCGCCGACGTCACGATCGGATGGGGATGGAACCGTCTCGACACCGGCACGGACAGCTTCTACGTCGCGAACATCGTCCCGCTCTTTCCGATCGGCGCGCGCTACATGATCCGTGAGGGGAACTTGCGCCCCTTCGTCGGTGGCGGCGGCGGCCTCTACAACTGGTCGATCCTGAGCGAGGATCTCGGCGCCGCGAAGGACCCCGTCACGTTCGAGCGCCTCCGGCGCGTGGACTTCGGCCTGTACGGCATTGCCGGCGTGGAGCGCCAGATGTCGAAACACATCACCATGACGTTCGACGGGAGCTACACTCACATCTTCGCGGCGGACGAGGTGAACTTCCCCTCGGGATTCAACGGCGACAAGGCGTACTTCGCCGTGCGCCTCGGCGCCACCTTCTGGTTCTCGCTCAGCGAGCGCATCGACACGGGGCTTCCGGACTAGAAATGAGGGCCTTCGCGACACCCGGCGAGAAGCTCTCGGGCTACGCGCCCGAAGGCGGATCGCCGCGCGTCTCGAACGAGCCGGCGCTCACCTTCGACGACGTCCTCCTCCTTCCGGGCTATTCGGAAGTCCATCCCCGGGACGTCGAGACGACCACGATGCTGACCCGCGACATCGTGCTGAACGTCCCCATCCTGAGCGCCGCGATGGACACGGTCACCGAGAGCGCGCTCGCGATCGCCCTCGCCCAGGAAGGCGGGATCGGCATCATCCACAAGAACCTCCCGATCGATCAGCAGGTCGAGGAGGTGGACCGGGTGAAGCGCTCCGAGAGCGGCATGATCGTGAACCCGATCACGCTCCCGCCCGACGTTCCGGTGGCTCGCGCCCTGGAGTTGATGGAGAAGTTCCGCATCTCGGGCGTGCCGATCACGGAGGGGAAGCGGCTCGTCGGGATCCTGACGAATCGTGATCTGCGGTTCGTCTCCGGCGTGGACCTGAAGGTCCGGGACGCGATGACCAAGGACAACCTGGTCACGGCGCCCGTGGGCACGACCCTCGAGGAAGCGGAGCGCATCCTCCACCAGCACCGGATCGAGAAGCTCCCGGTCGTCGACGCGGACTACAACCTGCGCGGCCTCATCACGGTGAAGGACATCCAGAAGCGGATCCGCTACCCGCGCGCGTGCAAGGATCATCTCGGACGTCTGCGCGTCGGCGCGGCCATTGGCGTCGGTCCCGACAACATCGCGCGGGCCGAGGAGCTGTTGCGTGCCGGCGTCGACGTGGTCGTGGTCGACAGCGCGCACGGGCATTCGAAGGGCGTGCTCGAGACGACCCGGGCCGTGAAGAAGCGGCACCCGAATCTGCCGTTGATCGTCGGGAACATCGCGACCGCGGAAGCCACGCGCGACCTGATCGAGGCCGGCGCGGACGGGGTGAAGGTGGGCATGGGCCCGGGCTCCGCGTGCACCACGCGCGTCGTCGCGGGCGTGGGCGTGCCGCAGATCTCCGCGATCTTCGAGTGCGCGTCCGTGGCGTCGCCCGAGGGCGTGCCGATCATCGCGGACGGCGGGATCAAGTACTCCGGCGACGTCGTGAAGGCCCTGGCGGCCGGAGCGAACTCGGTCATGATCGGCAACCTGCTCGCCGGCACCGAGGAGAGCCCGGGCGAGACCCTTCTGTACGAGGGCCGCACGTACAAGGTCTACCGCGGCATGGGATCCCTGAGCGCGATGTCGAGCGGACGCGGCGACCGGTATTTCCAGGAAGGCGTGAAGGATCTCAAGAAGCTCGTCGCGGAAGGGATCGAGGCCCGCGTCCCGTACAAGGGCGCCGTCTCGAACGTGATCTACCAGCTCATGGGCGGCCTGCGCGCCGGCATGGGCTACTGCGGCGTCACGAACATGGACGAGCTGCGCACCAAGACGAAGTTCGTGCGGATCACGCACGCGGGATTGCGTGAAAGCCACCCGCACGACTTGACGATCACCAAGGAAGCTCCCAACTACGAGATTCGCTGAAACGCGTCGCGCCGGCCGTCGCTGGCCGGCGCCTTCGCGGTGTGCAGGGGGGGTGCGTGCCCCTCGGGTGTAGCGTCGGGTCGGGGGGGAGCCGAAGGGCACGCGGGGGTTCGTGTCGCTCGCCGCTAGGCGGGTCCTCCCGCGGGGAGCGAAAACTGGAAGTCCGGTGAAAGGAGCCGGATCTCGCGCGTGAGGCCGCGGATCTGGTCCAGGTGCTTGCGCTCTCCTGTCCGCTTCCATTCGGAGTAGGCGTCCAGGAGCTGGTCCTGCATGTCCCGCAGGCTCTGCTCTCGCGCGTCCTCGTCGACGCTCCGCTCCAGGCGGATCACATGCGCTTTCTTGAAGCGGTTTCCCAGGCTCCAGTACTCGCCGCGCATGTGCGAGAGCATCTTGTGATACCGCTCCACCGCCACGGTCAGCTTCTCGAGCAGGCCGCTCATCGCGACCGACGGATTCTCGAGCAGCTCGCCGTACGTGTAGGAGAAGTGGTACCAGTTCGGGCTCCGGCCCACGTCCGCCTCTTCACCCGTGATCACTCCCTCGCGGCGGTTCGGCACGTACGGCCCGCTGTGCTCGAAATGGCCGAGGGAGATGAGAAGGAGATCCTCGGGAGTGCGGAAGATGGTGTACCGGAGCGATCCCCGGTGCGCGCTCGCGAGCCGCCGCCACGCGGCCACGTCATAGCGGGACAGGAGCCGCGAGCGCTCGGGAGTCAGAGGCACGTGGGCCTCGATCTGGTCCTTGAGCGCCGCCAGATACGCGTCCACGTCTTCCTGGGGAAGCGGGTCGCCGTTGCGCGGCGTGCCGCTCGCTTTCGTGAGAAGGAGACAGTTGATCGCGACGTAAGCGGTCGGACGCACCTTCCTGGGACTCGACTTGCTCGCCAGATACTTGCGGGCTGCCGTCATGGCCACCTCACCTCTTCCTTGTTGCGCCACCGTCCTGGTTCCGACCACGAACCCCGATCGACTGCTTCCACACGATGCATTGAGCATCCTCCATGCCGTTTCCAACTTGCCTTCCGGTGCATCACTGAATCCGTGATCGCGGCGTTACTTGCGCGTTTCGGATGGATTTCATCCGGTCTCCCGCAAGGTCGATTCAGATCACGATGTGGCTTGTTTTGGCCGAATTTTCGGGTTGAAGCACCCAGGGTCGGAGCCGGACTTCGCACGTTGCGGGATGCGGCTGGATTTGCATCGCGCCCGCTTCCCGCCGGTCAGGTCCTGTGCGGCCGGGTGCGACCACGAGGGAGGGGTTGGGTGTAAGCCCTGAGATTTCAGTGTGTTGTGTGCGCTTGGATTGGAGGGCCCATGGCACGATCGTTGCCTTCTAATTCTCCTCGCACCAGTCCGACACAACAGAAAAGAGGTAGCGACGGAGGATGGAACCCAACCCGGGGATCGCGACGCGGAGCCGCGGCGTGCTGGTCTTCTCGATTGGCGGGGTCGCGTTCGGCGCGCACGTGGATGACGTCTCGGGACTGGTCGAAGCGGAGCGGCTGGCGCCGTTGCCGATGCAGCGGGAGCCGATGGCGGGAATCGTCGCGTTCCGAGGAGAGATGGTTCCCGCGTTCGACCTCGCCTCCTATCTCGGGATGGGTTCCGTGAGGGGTCCGGCGGGAGCCCGGTTCGCGCTGGTGCTGGCGCGCGGTGGGGACCGCGTCGGCGTGGTGGTGCCGGAGATGCCGCGGCTCGTGGCCGCGACGGAGCTTCGCGAGACGGAGAGCACCTCCGTGGATCAGGAGCTGGCGAACCTGATCGAGGTGATCTTCGAGGCGCGAGGCGAACAGATCCACTGCCTCAACTACTGGTCGATCATCGAGTCCATCATGCCCCGGGACGCCGTGTCCCGGGCCGGTTCCGCGGACGAGAGAGAAAGGCGCCATCCATGAGCGACGAACACGACGACACCGAAACGGTCTCCACCCCGAGGCCGAGCCGCGGAGTCTTCTCGTTCACGGTCCTTGTCGCGGGCATCGGCACGGGGCTCCTCGCGACCTACTGCATGGTCTTCTTCGACCCGCCGTACACCTGGGGCGGTGCCGTCGCCGTGTCGCTGATCGGGGGCGTGACGGCCGCCGTGCTCGCGCGCGTCCCGCAGCGTCAGGGCGAGGCCGCGCTCCTCCGCGAGCGCGCCGCGCGGGAGGAAGAGCGGAAGGCGTGGGGCGCCTCGGTCGTGGATCTCGAGTCGCTCCGCCGTCAGATCAATCTCGCGACGCTGGCGTTCAAGAACCGGAAGGATCCGCTCATCGAGGTGCCCGAGCTGCGCTCGGGAATGCTCCACGAGCTCCTCGCGGCCTCGCGCGACGGGGGCGTGACGGGTCCGGTCGTGAGCCGCATCGCGGTGGACGAGGCGGAGCTGATCGGGGACATGGATCGCATTCCGGGATTCCTGCAGAACGTGCCGCTCGACGAGCCCCCGCCCATGCCTGTTGCCGCCGCGGCTCCGGTTGCGGCGGTGCCGGCGCCTGGCTTCGATCCACGCGTCCGCCAGGAGGCGATCCGGAACGTGGACGCGCTGATCCAGGCGCTCGAGCAGCTGGGCGAGGAGATCGAGGCGATTCCCGAGACCGCGAGCGCGGCGGCGGCTGCCTCCGGCGGACCGTCAGGCGGCTCGGCAGCGTCCACTTCTCCGGCACAGCTCGTGGACGCCGTGGTGCAGACCGCGGCCAACGGCATCGAGGATCTCGCCGCGGGCTTGATGCGCGCGAACGAGCTGGCCGCGGTCGCGGAGAAGGTGACGAACCGCGCCACGCTGCTCGCGTTGAACGCGGCGCTCGAGGCGCAGAAGACGGGCGGCGACGCGATGGGCGCGATCGCGGAGGAGACGCGGCGGCTCGCGGAGTACGCGCGCGAGTCCACGGACACGATCGCGCGGCTCGCGGAGGAGATCGAGGCCAAGGTCGGCGAGACCATCACCGCGATCCACGCGACCAGCGAGGACGCGAAGGCGGGGCTCGCGAATCTCGCGGCAGGCCCCGCGCCCGCGCCCGCGGCCCCGGCGCTGGACACGTCCCGCGCGATCGAGGCGGTCGTCGCCGCGCTCGACCGCGCGTACGACTTGAGGGAGAAGCTGGGGGCGGAGCCTGAGGGGGCCGCCGGGACGCAGGAGCCGCTCCAGGGCGGCCGGTCCGCCGCGCGATCGCCGGCGGCTCCCGAGCGCGCCCCGAGCCACTCGTCCGGCCCGTCGTCCGTCGCGGGCTCCGACGCATCCGGAGCCGAGGTGGCGTGGACGGAGCCCGACGACGCGTGGGCCGATGCGGTGGAGTCCCTCACGCCGGAGCAGCGCGCGATCCTCGACCGTCTCCAGCCGGAGCTCAGGCGAAGCCAGGAAGGCCGGGGATGAGAGCCGTCGATGCGTGAGGACTTCGTCGAGACCCACGACCCCGCGCTCGCCCGCGCGGCGGCCACGTTCGGCGCCCTCGCGCACGAGCAGATCGAGGCGGTCCGACGCGTGATCGCCGCGGACCGTCCCGACCTCTCCTCGGACGAGGGGCCCGTCGCGGATCATGCCCTGCGGCTCGTCCAGCGGGGCGCCGAGTGGCTGGGCCTGGCCGAGCTCCACGCGCTCACACGGGATCTGCGGGAGTCGCTCGGCCAGCTCGGCCACATCAAGCCCGAGCAGGCGGAGGAGATCGTGGCGCACGCGAAGGTCGCGCTGGAGCGCGAGGAGAAGATCGTCGACTCGCTGCGCTCGGAGGGTTTCGGCTCCGTCCTCGCGCAGGGCGGGCTCGTGGGGCGCGCGCTGAGCGACCTGCGCGCGGGGATGACGGATCCCTCCGACCGTTCCGCGCGCGATCTCCTCGACGAGGCTCCCGACGTCGGGCCGCAGGAGACCCTGCTCGGCCTCACCGTCGAGATCAAGAGCGCGATCGTGAACCAGAACGAGCGGATGCAGGCGATGGGCCGCACGGTCGAGTCCGCGCTCGGCGCGCTCGCGGAGCAACGGGTCCAGGACGCCTCGTCGGCGCTCCGGACGCTGGGGTACGAGATGAACCATCTCCTCGGGCTCCAGTACTCCCTCGAGCGCCGCGCCCGTGATCTCGACGAGCATCTCCTCTGGGAGTTCCTCGATCCGCTCGACCGCTTCGTGGACGACCTCTACGCCGCGGTCTCGCGCCGGCCGCAGTCGCGCCAGGCGGTGCTCACCGTGCGCGCGGGCGGCGTCGGGTTCGAGCCGCAGATCGGCGCGGTGCTCCTTCCCCTCCTCTGCCGGCTCATCGAGACGGCCGAGCCGTCGGGTCCCGAGGACACGCCCGAGATCCGGCTCGTCGCGAGCCGCGAGGACCTGGAGGCCCGGATCTCGCTCGAGGGGCAGCTCGTGTTCGACCGCGCCACCGTCGCGATGCTGGAGGAGGCGCTCGAGTCTCTCGCCGGCTACGTGACGCTGCGCGAGGCAGGGGAGTCGCCGGCCCAGCTCCGGATCCAGTTTCCGATGGCGCGCGCGCTCCGGAGCTTCCTCATCGTGGAGGCGTCCGGGCACCGCGTGGCGCTTCCCTGGAGCGCGGTCGACCGCATCCACGCGCCGGGCGAGGGGCCCAACGGATCGGAGGGCATGGGCCCGGTGGTCCCGCTGCACACGTTGTTCGGGGACGTGGGCGGCGACGAGGCGGCGAACGGGAATGCGGACCGGCCGGTCGCGGTGCTCCGGTGCGGGGGCCGCTCGGTCGTCGTCGCGTTCGACCGCATCGTCTGGCGCGAGGGAGCGAGGCTCACCGCGTTGCCGCCGCGGCTCTATCCGGTGACGAACGTGATGGGCGGAATCGTGGCGCCGGACTCGAGCGTGACGATGGTGTTGAATCCGTGCGCTCTCGTGAGGAAGGTGGCGGAGGAGGCGGCGTCATGAAATCGCTCCACATCGAACGCGTCGGATCGCGCGACCGGTTCCGGTTCCGTCTCGAGGGGATCATCGATCCGGCAGGCGCGCGCTCGCTGGACCGGCTCCTCTTCGAGTGCCAGGCGCGCGGCGCGCGCGCGGTGCAGCTCGACTTCCAGAAGGTC comes from the Candidatus Eisenbacteria bacterium genome and includes:
- a CDS encoding PspC domain-containing protein, giving the protein MAFGGRKLRRSRNRVIAGVCGGLAEWLGWPASRVRIAYVVVSVLSVAFPGIFTYLILWFLMPGPEANASPSA
- the cdaA gene encoding diadenylate cyclase CdaA; the encoded protein is MIDIKPQFLLDVLDILIVAFLFYRLFAMIKGTRAAQMFVGLVFIVIASIVAQWFRLNALNWIIGSLKTVWVILFVILFQPELRALLTHIGQNRLLRALIRVGEGGVLKEILGSVEDMSRDRRGALIVVERDMGLRDYIETGTKLEATVTKELLETIFTPHSPLHDGAVIVRGDQIAAAGCILPLSQAGGLSPILGTRHRAALGLAEETDACVFVVSEETGAISIAYKGELKWNLDEGQLRSELAAIFNPRPDEGQEEPEEEVAQEA
- the folP gene encoding dihydropteroate synthase, which encodes MLATPYPAGPLHFRHRLGSWDLAEGPRVVGILNVTPDSFSDGGKYLSPEDALAKAFAMAEEGADAIDVGGQSTRPRGPASLGAGAEWDRIAPVIQLLAARLPEMPVSVDTYWGEVARRALGEGAAMVNDVSGLGVDPAIADAVAASEAGLVLMHSVGAPDRFHDRREYADVTAEVRDFLSARLEQAVAAGVPRDRIALDPGVGFSKRAEQSVEALRGLPLLTALGRPLYIGVSRKSFLGALTGESVDRRMAAGLGATVAAFALGGRIFRTHDVRETRDTLRAARAILDDTVDPASLMAPEEVSRESRARAPMADQPVPERRS
- the ftsH gene encoding ATP-dependent zinc metalloprotease FtsH — its product is MSSRHERDLSPVMKKQQQNGRTPKRPAPPRPPQRKPTPFGPARPLRTALLWVILVLAVLVFVQVYGEIRAKTHEVPYSEFLAQIDQANIKSATIVEREVIGELKQSTLTHVEGRPVSYIFFKVYLPAEDKDIGRAILAKDPNAIVNSKPAGMNWWGIALSYIPFIALLVLWLVMIRQLQSGGASAMKFGKSRPKVALESAPKVTFKDVAGADEAKQELEEIIEFLRDPKKFQRLGGRIPKGALLLGPPGTGKTLLAKAVAGEAGVPFFSLSGSDFVEMFVGVGASRVRDLFDQGKRNAPCIIFIDEIDAVGRHRGAGLGGGHDEREQTLNQLLVEMDGFESNDGVILIAATNRPDVLDPALLRPGRFDRQIVVDVPDVRGREGILRVHTRNIPVSEDVNLNTIARGTPGMVGADLANLVNEAALLAARRNRKRVGPVDFEDAKDKVMMGTERRSLVISDAEKRSTSYHEAGHALVAWLQPGSDKVHKVTIIPRGRALGLTAFLPQDERHSFSREYWSQILTHLMGGRAAEQIVLNQLTTGASDDIRRATGIARRMVCEWGMSERLGPLTFGSKEEYVFLGREISQHRDYSETTAIAIDEEVRGLVEGAYSRARQLLTDNLDKLHLLALALLEREVLDGEEIEKVLRGEKLEPIARDRDGDRDRPAAAAVAEEEPKREKAPAPRIHPSESPGLA
- the tilS gene encoding tRNA lysidine(34) synthetase TilS; amino-acid sequence: MTRKTPSRTPNPRDARLERFASRALESDRLLPPSLPLLVAVSGGPDSVALLHFLAGYRERTGEPAGGVIAAHVNHGLRGAESEEDATFVRERAATWGLPYLEETVVLAPGSSEEVCRRARYGALRAMAARSGADRIATAHTADDQAETVLLRLARGAGLRGLSGMPVSGRVQGVRVVRPFLEVTREQVLEYVGRHGLPFRTDSTNLSSRAARNFVRREIVPRMRERVNPRVREAILRAAGAIREANAFLDAEARRALPDVTCGRGPGEIRLDARALLRYPKTLRTYLLRLAVQEVAGTSRDLATTHIESLHSLVRSGSGKSLDLPGGIRVRKERDRIVLTHERPEPRTHERPEPTPENRHPMLESGTTSADLGHEVSAS
- a CDS encoding MarC family protein, with protein sequence MLDASQILILLVVTLGPLKILGPFVQQTRDLDGPALRRLTLRVFILSVVSILVAAFLGSALLVKWGISLPALMIAIGVIFFLVAIQMVLAQYGSDRADVPPLPQDSWAAALRLTFPTVLTPYGIAAVIALLAATDDPSRVRMIVALALVVMALNYVFMLFARKIMRGVALLVLQILGSVLGVLQVALSVQILLWALAELGVLAV